The Kocuria flava nucleotide sequence CCGCCGCGGATACGGACCCCGCGGCGCTGCACGCCTCGGCGAAGAACCGGGCCGAGAACGTCATGATCGTCGACCTCATGCGCAACGACCTCTCCCGCGTCTGCGTGCCCGGGTCCGTGCGCGCCCCGCGCGAGCCCCGCGTGGAGCCCCACACCGGGGTGCACCACCTCGTGGCCGACGTCCGCGGCCGGCTGCGCCCGGGCCTCGACGACGGCGACCTGCTGCGGGCGAGCTTCCCTCCCGGCTCCTGCACCGGGGCGCCCAAGATCCGGGCGATGGGCATCGTCAACGACCTCGAGCCCGCCGCCCGCGGGGTCTACACCGGGGCGGTCGGCTTCGCCGGCCCCCTGGCGGGGCTCGCGCTCAACGTCGCGATCCGCACCTTCGAGTTCTCGGGCGGGCGCGTGCGCCTGGGCGTGGGCGGGGGCGTCGTGGCCGACTCCGACCCCGCCGACGAGACCCGCGAGACCCTGGTGAAGGCCGCGCCCCTGCTCGCCGCCGTCGGGGCGCGCCTGGCCGCCCCCGCCCCGCCGGACCCCGCCCGCGGGGTCTTCACGACCCTGCCCGTGCGCGACGGCGCCCCCGTGGGCCTCGACGAGCACCTCGCCCGGCTCGGGCGCAGCGTGCGCGCCCTCTGGGACGCCCCGCTGCCGAGCCGCCTGCGCGAGCAGGTGCACGCCCGCGCGGCGGCCCTGGCGGGCCCGCACCGGCTGCGCGTGACGGTCGTGCCGGGCCCGGGCGGCCCGGAGGCCACGGTCGTCACCGCGCCCCTGGGCGAGGACCCCGGGCGGCCGTGGCGCCTCGTGCCGCTCGAGCTCCCGGGCGGGCTGGGCGGGCACAAGTGGGCCGACCGGCGCGTGCTCGAGGAGACGCCGGGGCCGTGGGGGCCCGTCTGCGACCCCCTGCTCGTGGAGCCGGACGGGACGCTGCTCGAGGCCGGCCGGGCCAGCGTGTTCGTGGTCTCCGGCGGGCGGGTGCGCACCCCGCCGGCCGACGGGCGGATCCTGCCCGGGGTGCAGCGGGCGCGCGTGCTCGCCCGGCTGCGCGCCGAGGGCGCCGAGGTCGCCGAGGAGCCCGTGCGCCTGGCGGAGCTGGCCGCGGCGGACGAGGTGTTCGTGACCAACGCGCTGCGCGGGGTGCGCCCGGTCGGGGTCGTCGACGGCGCCGGGGCCTGGGCCCCGGGACCGGTCGCCGTCCGGCTGGCCCGGACGCTCGGGACCGCCCCGGCCGGGCCGGAGGCGGGGACCGGCGCGGCGGCGGCCGCCCGGCCCGTCCCGGCGCCGGTGGGGCCGGCGGTGCCTGGCTAGACTGCGCCCATGCCCAGCGCCGCCGTCCCCGCCCGCCCGCGGCGCCGGGCGCTTGCGGCCGCGCTGCAGGTGCTCGCCGGCGCCGTGCTGCTCGCGGCCCTGTTCCGCGCCTTCGGCACGGAGGCCCTCGGCGCCGCCCTGGGGATGCTCTCCCCGGCCACCGTGGCCGCCGCGCTGCTCGCCGGGCTCGTCGCCACCGCCGCCCAGGCCCAGCGGTGGCGGCTCGTGGCCCGCGCCCGCGGCGTGCGGCTGGGCTTCGGCGAGTCCTTCGCCGAGTGCTGGGCCGCCGGGCTGGTGAACCTGCTGCTGCCCGGCGGGGTGACGGGCGACGCCGTGCGGGTGCTGCGCCGCCGCCGCAGCGGCGACAGCCTCCCCGAGGCCGGGGCGGCCGTGGTCGGGGAGCGGCTGGCCGGCACCTCGATCCTGCTCGCGGCCGGGGTCCTGCCCGCTCTGGCCCTCGGCCCGTGGGCCGCGGCCGGGCTGGGGGCCGGGGCGCTCGCCGTGGGGGCCGCCGCGTGGCGGGCCGGGGCCGGGGCGCCGTGGCGGGACCGGGCGGCCGTGTGGGGGCTGTCGGTCCTGAGCTGGGCCTGCTTCCAGGGACTGTTCCTGCTGGCCGCCCTCGCCACCGTTCCCGGCGCGCCGGTGGGCGCGCTGTGGGGCACCACCGTGCTCGGGCTCGCGGGGATGTCGGTGCCCGTGGGGATCGGCGGGTGGGGGCCGCGGGAGGGCGTGACGGCCCTCGCCGCGGCCGCCCACGGCCTGGGGGGCGGGACCGGGTTCGCGATCTCCCTGGGCTACGGGCTGCTCGCGCTCGTCTCGGCGCTGCCCGGCGCGGTGGCGCTGCTGCGCTGGCTGCTGCCGGGCCGGGCGCTCAGCTCTCGCCGCGGCGGATGAGCCGCCCGCGGGGCGTCTCGAAGTCGACGGCCCGCCCCCGCACGAACGTCCGGCGCACCCGGCCGGAGAGCGCCTTGCCCTGGTAGGGGGTGATCGGGTTCCTGTGGTGCAGCTTCCCGGCGTCGACCACGAAGGCGTCGTCGGCCGCGAAGACCACGAGGTCGGCGTCGTAGCCCAGGGCGAGCTTGCCCTTGGTGCGCAGCCCCGCGCGCTGGGCCGGGCGGGTCGACATCCACTCGACCACGCGCCCCAGGTCGACGCCGCGGCGTCGGGCCTCGGTCCAGATCAGCGACAGCCCCAGCTGCAGGGAGGAGACCCCGCCCCAGGCCACGCCGAAGTCCCCGTTCTCCAGGTCCTTCAGGTCCAGGGTCGAGGGGGAGTGGTCGGAGACGATGAAGTCGATCGTCCCGTCGATCAGCCCCTCCCACAGCAGCTCCCGGTTGCCGACCTCCCGCACGGGCGGGCAGCACTTGAACGCGGTGGCGCCGTTGGGCACCTCCTCGGCCAGCAGCGTCAGGTAGTGCGGGCAGGTCTCGACCGTGATGTCCAGGCCGTCGCGCTTGGCCGTGGCCAGCATCGGCAGGGCGTCGGAGGAGGACAGGTGCAGGATGTGGGAGCGGGCCCCGGTCCACCGGGTGCGCTCGATGACCTCGGCGATCGCGAGGTTCTCGGCCCCGCGCGGGCGCGACTTCAGGAAGTTCTCGTAGACGTCCCCCTCGGGGTGGGGGGCCCGGTCGATGGCCCGGGAGTCCTCCGCGTGGACGATCATCAGGGAGTCGAAGGTCTTGATCTCCGCGAGGTACTCCTCCATCTCGTCGGCCTCGAGGTGCGGGAACTCGTCGACCCCGGAGTGCAGCAGGAAGCACTTGAAGCCGAACACCCCGTCGTCGTGCAGCTCCCGCAGGTGGGGCTTGTTGCCGGGGATGGCCCCGCCCCAGAACCCGACGTCCACGAAGGCGTTGTTCCGGGCGAAGAGGCGCTTGTACTCCAGCGCCGGGACGTTGACCGTGGCCGGGACCGAGTTCAGGGGCATGTCCAGCACGGTGGTCACCCCGCCGGCGGCGGCGGCGCGGGTCGCCGAGGCGAAGCCCTCCCACTCGGTGCGGCCGGGCTCGTTGATGTGCACGTGGGTGTCGACCAGCCCGGGCAGCAGCGTCTCGTCCTCGGCGAGCTCCACGACCTCGCGCCCGCGCAGCCCGGCGCCCAGGGGCTCGACGGCCACGATCCGCCCGTCGCGCACCCCGATCTCCCGCGGGGCGAAGTGGTCGCCGCACGAGACGCTGCGCCCGCGCACCACGAGGTCGAACTCGCGGTGGTCGCCCGCGAAGGCCCCCTTCGCGTCGGCCCCGGCGCGCGGGGACTCGACGGCGTCCTCGGGCAGGCCGTGCTCACGCCGGTACTCGGCGATGAGCCGGCGCACCCGCTCGGGGTCGTTGACGTCCTCGCTGACCTGCTGCTGGTGGGCCTGCTCGGCCGCGTCGGCCTCCCGGGCCTCCGCGGGCTCGGTCACGGAGCGCGCGGAGTTCTCCCGGGCGATCTCCGCCGCGCTCTCCTCGTGGGGGGCGGGGCGGGCGCGCCCGGGTGCCGCCCGGTGCGCACCGTCCTCCGGGGCCTCGGGGTTCTCGCCGTCGCGGGGGGTCTGCTGGTCCGTCACCGGATCTCCTCACTGGTCCTTCTGGTCGGGCGCGCCGGCGGTCGACGGCGCGGGGTGGGCGGGGGTGGTGCCGTGCACGAGCCCGGGCATCTCCCGGGCCAGGTCGGCGCCGACCTGCTCGAGCAGCCGGCCGGCCTCGCGCATGCTCACCCGGGGGTCGGGCTCGAGGTCGGCGAGCGCCCAGGTCCGGGCGAAGCCGGCCCCGCGCAGCACCTCGGGCGCCAGGGTGGTGCGCCCGCACACGGCCACGACCGGGACGCCGGCGGCGTGGGCGGCGGCGGCCACGCCCAGGGGGGTCTTGCCGCCGAGGCTCTGCTCGTCGAGGCTGCCCTCGCCGGTGACCACGAGGTCGGCGCCGGCCACGCGGCCGGCCAGCCCGGTGAGCTCCAGGACCACGTCGATCCCGGGGCGGCGCACGGCGCCGAGGACGGCGAGCGCGGCGAAGCCGACCCCGCCGGCGGCGCCGGCGCCGGGGGCGGCGGCGGCCTCGAGCACGTCCGGTCCGAGGGCCTCGGCGAGGCGGTCGCGGAACACGGCCAGGGCGGCGTCGAGGCGCTCGACCGTGTCCGGGTCGGCGCCCTTCTGGGGGCCGAAGACGGCGGCGGCGCCGCGGGGACCGGTGAGCGGGTTGTCGACGTCGGCGGCGAGCACGAACCGGGCCCCGCGCACCCGCGGGTCGAGGCCGGAGAGGTCGACGCGGGCGAGGCGGGACAGGGCGGCCCCTCCCCGGCCGAGCTCCTGGCCGGCGTCGTCGAGCAGACGGGCGCCGAGGCCCTGGAGCAGGCCCGCGCCGCCGTCGGTGCAGGCGCTGCCGCCCACGCCGAGGACCACGGTCCGCGCCCCGGCGTCGAGGGCGGCCCGGACGAGCTCGCCGGTGCCGCGGCTGGTCGCGCCGCCGGCGTCGGGCACGGGTTCGCCGTGCCCGACGGTGGGCAGGGCGACCAGCCCGGAGGCCTGGGCCATCTCCACGACCGCGGTGCGGCCGCGCACGGCGTACTCGGTCTCGACGGGCTCGCCCACGGGCCCGGTGACGGTCGCGGGGCAGGCGGTGAAGCCGGCGCCGACGGCGGCGTCGAGGGTGCCCTCCCCGCCGTCGGCGACCGGCACGGCGACCACCTCGACGGAGGGGTCGACGGCGCGGAGGCCCGCCGCGAGGTGCTCGACGACGTCGGCGGCCTCGAGGGAGCCCTTGAACTTGTCCGGGGCGACGACGACGCGCACGGCCGGTCCTCCTTCTGCTGCTGCGGGTGCCGGCCGCTGCCGCGGCCGGCGGTGCCCCCGGCGCCTGCCGGCGCCGGGGGCCTGGTGGGGCGCCGGTCTCAGTCGAGCAGGGCGATCGCGGTGGGGGCGTCCACCCCGCGCTCGGCCAGCTCCTCGAACTCGACCACGCCGTCGATCTCGGTGCCCATCGAGATGTTGGTGACCCGCTCGAGGATCACCTCGACCACGACCGGCACCTGGTGCTCGCCGGCGAGGGTGCGGGCCTCGGCGAAGGCCTCGCGCAGCTTCTCCGGGTCGGTCACGCGCAGCGCCTTGCAGCCGAGCCCCTCGACCACCTTCAGGTGATCCACACCATACCCCTGGGTCTCGGGGGAGTTGATGTTCTCGAAGGCGAGGGAGACGTTCTGCTCCATCTTGAACCCGCGCTGGGACTGGCGGATCAGGCCCAGGTAGGAGTTGTTCACGACCACGTGCACGTAGGGCAGGTTGAACTGCGCGCCCACGGCCAGCTCCTCGATCATGAACTGGAAGTCGTAGTCGCCCGAGAGGGCCACCACGTTGGCCTCCGGCACGGCGCGCACCACGCCCAGGGCGGCGGGGCCGGTCCAGCCCAGCGGGCCGGCCTGCCCGGCGTTGATCCACTTGCGCGGGCCGTAGACGTGCAGGAACTGCCCGCCGGCGATCTGGGAGAGCCCGATCGTGGAGACGTAGGTGACGTCCGTGCCGAAGGCCGCGTTCATCTCCTCGTAGACGCGCTGGGGCTTGACCGGCACCTGCTCGAAGTGGGTCTTGCGGTGCAGCGTGCCCTTGCGGCGGGCGCAGTCCTTGACCCACTCGGAGCGGTCCGGCAGGCCGGGCCCGGAGCGGCGGTCGCGGGCGGCCTCGACGAGCACCTCCAGGGCCGCGCCGGCGTCGGAGACGATGCCGAGGTCGGGGGAGAAGACCCGCCCGATCTGGGTCGGCTCGATGTCCACGTGCACGAAGGTGCGCCCGCGGGTGTAGGTCTCCAGCCCGCCGGTGTGCCGGTTGGCCCAGCGGTTGCCGATGCCCAGCACGAAGTCCGACTCCAGGAACGTGGCGTTGCCGTAGCGGTGGGAGGTCTGCAGGCCGACCATGCCGGCCATCAGCGGGTGGTCGTCGGGAATGGTGCCCCAGCCCATGAGGGTCGGGATCACCGGCACGTCGAGCAGCTCCGCCAGCTCCACGAGCTTGTCCGAGGCGTCGGCGTTGACGATCCCGCCGCCGGCCACGATCAGGGGCCGCTCGGCGGCGGCCAGCATGTCCAGGACCTTCTCGGCCTGGGCGCGGGTGGCCGCCGGCTTGTGCACGGGCAGCGGCTCGTAGAGGTCGATGTCGAACTCGATCTCGGCCAGCTGCACGTCCAGGGGCAGGTCCAGCAGCACGGGCCCCGGCCGGCCCGAGCGCATCAGCGAGAAGGCCTTCTGGAAGGCGCCGGGGATCTGGCCGGGCTCGAGCACGGTCATGGCCATCTTGGTGACGGGACCGGCGATGGCGGCGATGTCCACGGCCTGGAAGTCCTCCTTGTGCAGCTTCGCGACCGGGGCCTGCCCGGTGATGCACAGGATCGGGATCGAGTCCGCGGAGGCGGAGTACAGGCCCGTGATCATGTCCGTGCCGGCCGGGCCGGAGGTGCCGATGCACACCCCGATGTTGCCGGCGGCGGCGCGGGTGTAGCCCTCCGCCATGTGGGAGGCGCCCTCGACGTGGCGGGCGAGGGTGTGCCGGATGCCGCCGTGGGCGCGCATCGCGGAGTAGAGCGGGTTGATCGCGGCGCCGGGCAGGCCGAAGGCCTCGGTGGCGCCCTCCTTCTCGAGGATGGCGACGACGGCGTCGACCGTGCGCATTCTGGCCATGGTGGAACTCCTTGCGGGCGGGACCCGGGCGGGTCGGGCGGGTCGGTGCGGATCGGGTGGTGCGGGCTCAGCCGTCGGTGCGGCCGGAGAGCTCCTGGGTGAGCTTGAACAGCCCGGAGTGGTCCAGGCCCCCGTCGCCGCGGGCGACGGTCGCGGCCACGAGCTGGGCGACGAGCGCGCCGAGCGGGACGCTCACCCCGGCCTCGCGGGCCGCGGCGGTGACGATGCCCATGTCCTTGTGGTGGAGCTGGAGGCGGAAGCCGGGCTCGAAGCTGCGGTCGAGCATCTTCTGGCCCTTCTGATCGAGGACCTTGGAGCCGGCGAGGCCGCCGCCGAGGACCGTCAGCGCGGCGTCGGTGTCCACGCCGTAGGCCTCGAGGAAGACCACGGCCTCGGCGAGCAGCTGGATGTTGCCGGCCACGATGAGCTGGTTGGCGGCCTTGACGGTCTGCCCGGAGCCGGAGGGGCCCACGTGGACGATGGTGCGCCCGACGCCCTCGAGGACGGGGCGGGCCTCCTCGAAGTCGCCGGCCTCGCCGCCGACCATGATGGAGAGCACGCCGTCGATCGCGCCCTGCTCCCCGCCGGAGACCGGCGCGTCGAGCGGGCGGACCCCGGCCGCGCGGGCCTGCTCGGCGAGGCGGACGGCGACGTCGGGGCGGATGGTCGAGGCGTCGATCCACAGCGCGCCCTGCTCCGCGTGGGCGAACACGCCGTCCTCCCCGGTCACGACGGCCTCGACGTCCGGGGAGTCGGGGACCATGGTGATCACGACGTCGGCCCCGGCCACGGCCTCGGCCACGGAGGAGGCGCCCTGCCCGCCGGCGGCGACGAGCTGGTCGGTCTTCTCCTGGGAGCGGTTGTAGCCGGTGACCCGGTGGCCGGCGGCCACGAGGTTCCTGGCCATGGGCAGGCCCATGATGCCGAGGCCGATGACGGCGACGGTGGCGGTGGTGGACGCGCCGGCGGCGGCGGTGGTGGTGGCGGGGGTGGTCATGCGGTGCTCCTCACGGTGCGGCAGCGCGGTGCGGCTGCGGGATGCGGAAGGGGTCGGGGTCCCGGGCGGGGCGGCCCGGGCGGCGAGGCTCAGGCGGAGGCGGCGCGGGCCAGCCAGGCGAAGGGGTCGGGCTGGGAGGCCTTGTACTCGAGGCCGATCCGGCCGGTGTAGCCGAGCTCGTAGGTCCGGTCGATCCAGCGCTGCAGGGGCAGCTCGCCGGTGCCGGGCTCGTTGCGCCCGGGGGCGTCGGCGATCTGGACGTGCCCGAACCCGGCGGCGTGGGCCTCGATCACGGCCCCGACGTCGTCCCCGTTGACGGCCAGGTGGTAGAAGTCCGCGAGCAGGGCGATGTTCTGCGGCCCGGCGGCCCGGACCGCCCCGATGACGTCCAGGGCGTCCTGGGCGGTCTTCAGCGGGTAGGCCTCCGTGCCCGAGACCGGCTCGAGCAGCACGGTGCCGCCGATGCCGGCCACGCCCTCGGCGGCGGCCACGAGGTTGGCCACGGCCAGCTCGTCCTGGGCCTCGGGGCGGTGCCCGTCCCGGCGGTTGCCGTAGAGGGCGTTGAAGGCGCGGCAGCCGGTGCGCTCGCCGATGGCGGCGACCACCGCGATGTTCTGCGCGAACTCGTCCTCGCGGCCGATCCAGGACACGAGGCCGCGGTCGCCGGCGGGCATGTCCCCGGCGTTGAAGTTCAGCCCGCTCAGCTGCACCCCGGCGTCGTCGAGCGCGCGCACGAAGGCGTCGACGTCGCGGTCGGCGGGCACGGACTCCGCGAAGGGCCACCAGAACTCGACCGCGTCGAAGCCGGCGGCCTTCGCAGCGGCGGGCCGCTCGAGCAGCGGCAGGTCGGTCAGCAGGATGGAGCAGTTGACGG carries:
- a CDS encoding chorismate-binding protein: MDDDVRTRPEVVAPAGVGPTRMLRALRDRPGLVALVGDWHGGDTVVAVDPVRVLGPGEDPFAALGAGGPPAPGQDRDPHGDRVFGGGWIGWLGYQLARDLERLPPAPPRAATLPDHHLARYDHVLRRRAATGEWVLEALPGADPARVRRTAEAVAAGLAAPDRPRDWDCGPFAADASGEEHAAAVRRALGHIRDGDVFQVNVCRTLEASFAGDPLDLFCAGQERLRPRFAAFLRGPDGSAVVSLSPELFLRRTGTDVLTSPIKGTAAADTDPAALHASAKNRAENVMIVDLMRNDLSRVCVPGSVRAPREPRVEPHTGVHHLVADVRGRLRPGLDDGDLLRASFPPGSCTGAPKIRAMGIVNDLEPAARGVYTGAVGFAGPLAGLALNVAIRTFEFSGGRVRLGVGGGVVADSDPADETRETLVKAAPLLAAVGARLAAPAPPDPARGVFTTLPVRDGAPVGLDEHLARLGRSVRALWDAPLPSRLREQVHARAAALAGPHRLRVTVVPGPGGPEATVVTAPLGEDPGRPWRLVPLELPGGLGGHKWADRRVLEETPGPWGPVCDPLLVEPDGTLLEAGRASVFVVSGGRVRTPPADGRILPGVQRARVLARLRAEGAEVAEEPVRLAELAAADEVFVTNALRGVRPVGVVDGAGAWAPGPVAVRLARTLGTAPAGPEAGTGAAAAARPVPAPVGPAVPG
- a CDS encoding lysylphosphatidylglycerol synthase domain-containing protein: MPSAAVPARPRRRALAAALQVLAGAVLLAALFRAFGTEALGAALGMLSPATVAAALLAGLVATAAQAQRWRLVARARGVRLGFGESFAECWAAGLVNLLLPGGVTGDAVRVLRRRRSGDSLPEAGAAVVGERLAGTSILLAAGVLPALALGPWAAAGLGAGALAVGAAAWRAGAGAPWRDRAAVWGLSVLSWACFQGLFLLAALATVPGAPVGALWGTTVLGLAGMSVPVGIGGWGPREGVTALAAAAHGLGGGTGFAISLGYGLLALVSALPGAVALLRWLLPGRALSSRRGG
- the allB gene encoding allantoinase AllB, whose protein sequence is MVRGRSVSCGDHFAPREIGVRDGRIVAVEPLGAGLRGREVVELAEDETLLPGLVDTHVHINEPGRTEWEGFASATRAAAAGGVTTVLDMPLNSVPATVNVPALEYKRLFARNNAFVDVGFWGGAIPGNKPHLRELHDDGVFGFKCFLLHSGVDEFPHLEADEMEEYLAEIKTFDSLMIVHAEDSRAIDRAPHPEGDVYENFLKSRPRGAENLAIAEVIERTRWTGARSHILHLSSSDALPMLATAKRDGLDITVETCPHYLTLLAEEVPNGATAFKCCPPVREVGNRELLWEGLIDGTIDFIVSDHSPSTLDLKDLENGDFGVAWGGVSSLQLGLSLIWTEARRRGVDLGRVVEWMSTRPAQRAGLRTKGKLALGYDADLVVFAADDAFVVDAGKLHHRNPITPYQGKALSGRVRRTFVRGRAVDFETPRGRLIRRGES
- a CDS encoding glycerate kinase, with product MRVVVAPDKFKGSLEAADVVEHLAAGLRAVDPSVEVVAVPVADGGEGTLDAAVGAGFTACPATVTGPVGEPVETEYAVRGRTAVVEMAQASGLVALPTVGHGEPVPDAGGATSRGTGELVRAALDAGARTVVLGVGGSACTDGGAGLLQGLGARLLDDAGQELGRGGAALSRLARVDLSGLDPRVRGARFVLAADVDNPLTGPRGAAAVFGPQKGADPDTVERLDAALAVFRDRLAEALGPDVLEAAAAPGAGAAGGVGFAALAVLGAVRRPGIDVVLELTGLAGRVAGADLVVTGEGSLDEQSLGGKTPLGVAAAAHAAGVPVVAVCGRTTLAPEVLRGAGFARTWALADLEPDPRVSMREAGRLLEQVGADLAREMPGLVHGTTPAHPAPSTAGAPDQKDQ
- the gcl gene encoding glyoxylate carboligase produces the protein MARMRTVDAVVAILEKEGATEAFGLPGAAINPLYSAMRAHGGIRHTLARHVEGASHMAEGYTRAAAGNIGVCIGTSGPAGTDMITGLYSASADSIPILCITGQAPVAKLHKEDFQAVDIAAIAGPVTKMAMTVLEPGQIPGAFQKAFSLMRSGRPGPVLLDLPLDVQLAEIEFDIDLYEPLPVHKPAATRAQAEKVLDMLAAAERPLIVAGGGIVNADASDKLVELAELLDVPVIPTLMGWGTIPDDHPLMAGMVGLQTSHRYGNATFLESDFVLGIGNRWANRHTGGLETYTRGRTFVHVDIEPTQIGRVFSPDLGIVSDAGAALEVLVEAARDRRSGPGLPDRSEWVKDCARRKGTLHRKTHFEQVPVKPQRVYEEMNAAFGTDVTYVSTIGLSQIAGGQFLHVYGPRKWINAGQAGPLGWTGPAALGVVRAVPEANVVALSGDYDFQFMIEELAVGAQFNLPYVHVVVNNSYLGLIRQSQRGFKMEQNVSLAFENINSPETQGYGVDHLKVVEGLGCKALRVTDPEKLREAFAEARTLAGEHQVPVVVEVILERVTNISMGTEIDGVVEFEELAERGVDAPTAIALLD
- a CDS encoding 2-hydroxy-3-oxopropionate reductase, with protein sequence MTTPATTTAAAGASTTATVAVIGLGIMGLPMARNLVAAGHRVTGYNRSQEKTDQLVAAGGQGASSVAEAVAGADVVITMVPDSPDVEAVVTGEDGVFAHAEQGALWIDASTIRPDVAVRLAEQARAAGVRPLDAPVSGGEQGAIDGVLSIMVGGEAGDFEEARPVLEGVGRTIVHVGPSGSGQTVKAANQLIVAGNIQLLAEAVVFLEAYGVDTDAALTVLGGGLAGSKVLDQKGQKMLDRSFEPGFRLQLHHKDMGIVTAAAREAGVSVPLGALVAQLVAATVARGDGGLDHSGLFKLTQELSGRTDG
- a CDS encoding hydroxypyruvate isomerase family protein, producing the protein MSYTVNCSILLTDLPLLERPAAAKAAGFDAVEFWWPFAESVPADRDVDAFVRALDDAGVQLSGLNFNAGDMPAGDRGLVSWIGREDEFAQNIAVVAAIGERTGCRAFNALYGNRRDGHRPEAQDELAVANLVAAAEGVAGIGGTVLLEPVSGTEAYPLKTAQDALDVIGAVRAAGPQNIALLADFYHLAVNGDDVGAVIEAHAAGFGHVQIADAPGRNEPGTGELPLQRWIDRTYELGYTGRIGLEYKASQPDPFAWLARAASA